Genomic segment of Cytophagia bacterium CHB2:
ATTTGGTGTTGTTCGATATTCAGCCGGATCAAAGCGAAAACGTTGCCGCGCTGGTGCGATCCTTCGGCTTGCCGGTGATGCAACACGTGCCTGTCGTCACCATGCGGTTGGAAAGCATCAACGGCAAATCCGTGCGGGAATTGCAACAGGACACCACCAACGGCATCAGAAGATGGGCGCTGCGCCGCGAATACCGTTCCTCGTATCGCGACAGCTTGAATGATAATGAAACCTTGCTTGCGGGACAGTTGCAAAAGGGGAGAGGCAATCCTGAGGAGCCGGTTCTCGTTTCATTGGAGAATGATATTGCGGACGATTTACGGGTGAGTGTGGGCGATGAGATTGTGTTCGATGTCCAGGGCGTTCCGATTGCGACGCGCGTCGGCAGCATCCGCCGCGTCAATTGGCAACGCGTGATGCCGAGCTTTTTTGTGATCTTTCCGAGCGGCGTTTTGGAGAATGCGCCGCAATTTCATGTCGTGGTGACGCGCGCCGGCCAGGCTGAACTTTCGGCCAACGTGCAGCGCGCGGTGGTGCAGCAATTTCCCAATGTTTCCGCCATTGATCTGTCGCTCATTCTGATGACAGCCGAAACCATCTTGAGCAAAGTCTCATTTGTGATTCGCTTCATGGCGTTGTTCAGCATCTTCACCGGGCTGGCGGTTCTGGCAGGCGCGGTGATCACCAGCCGCTATCAACGCATTCAGGAAAGCGTGTTGTTGCGCACGCTTGGCGCAAATCGCCGGCAAGTGATCAAGATTATGACAATCGAGTATCTTTTTCTGGGCGGATTGGCGGCGATTACCGGGTTGTTGCTCGCGCTTGCCGGCACGTGGGGCCTGGCATTTTTTGTGTTCAAAACGAGTTTCGCGCCGGCGCTGGCGCCGAGTGTGGCTATTGTGATTCTCGTTGCCGGATTGACGCTGCTGTTGGGGATGTTGAACAGCCGGGGCATTGTCGATCGCCCTCCGCTGGAAGTGTTGCGCGCCGAGGCGTGATCACTGTACAGGTGTTTTCAACGTGGCTGGTTATGGATTCGCCGGTGCCGTCAGGCTGTCATTCCACGCCGCGAGGAAATCCAGCAATTGCTCGACCTGCTCCGGCGTTAAATGCTCTGCAAATCCGGGCATGCCATCATCATCTTCGCCCTTGCCGTGGAGGATAACCTCGCGCACATAGTCGCGGCTTTTGCGCTGCAGGACATCGCGAATTTTGGGGCCGAACATCCCGCCGGTTCCTTCCTCGCCGTGGCAACGGCTGCACTGGGTTTCGCGGTTCGGAAATCCCAGGAACATGAGATGGCCAGGGTCTTTGATATGCGCCGGCGGCTCGGGTTCACAACCGAAAAAAAGTAGAAGCGTCAACAACATTCCCCAAGAAAAAAAACTGCGGCACAATTGTATGATGCCGGTTTGTGAACCGCTGCCGCCAAATTGAAAATGATGCAAATGCCTCTTTTGTTGCGTTGCCATCGCAGCTCAAAGAAATTTTTGCCTATTCAACACCGCCCGGGCGGTGAAATGGTTTAATTCAAAAACGTCCACCAAAATCCCCAGCGAAAAACCCGTCCGAGATCGTGAACACCGGCGCGCCATTGCAAATCCTTATTCAATAAATTTTCCCAGGCCAGGAACAAAGCCCCGTCGCCGTAGCGCAATCTCAGTTGAATATCGAGCAAACTGGCGGCGGGCAAATGTGTAAATGTGATCGACTCCGGCATAGCCGCGAAATCCGGCGAGGCGCGCTCGCCTAACAGGCGCATCGCCACGCGCGGACTTACCTCCAGGCTTCTGCCAAACCATTGCCAGCTTGTTTCGAGATGAATTCGGCCATAAAAACGCGGCTGATGCCAAAACCAAAATTGTTGCGGTACTTC
This window contains:
- a CDS encoding FtsX-like permease family protein is translated as LVLFDIQPDQSENVAALVRSFGLPVMQHVPVVTMRLESINGKSVRELQQDTTNGIRRWALRREYRSSYRDSLNDNETLLAGQLQKGRGNPEEPVLVSLENDIADDLRVSVGDEIVFDVQGVPIATRVGSIRRVNWQRVMPSFFVIFPSGVLENAPQFHVVVTRAGQAELSANVQRAVVQQFPNVSAIDLSLILMTAETILSKVSFVIRFMALFSIFTGLAVLAGAVITSRYQRIQESVLLRTLGANRRQVIKIMTIEYLFLGGLAAITGLLLALAGTWGLAFFVFKTSFAPALAPSVAIVILVAGLTLLLGMLNSRGIVDRPPLEVLRAEA
- a CDS encoding cytochrome c, whose protein sequence is MATQQKRHLHHFQFGGSGSQTGIIQLCRSFFSWGMLLTLLLFFGCEPEPPAHIKDPGHLMFLGFPNRETQCSRCHGEEGTGGMFGPKIRDVLQRKSRDYVREVILHGKGEDDDGMPGFAEHLTPEQVEQLLDFLAAWNDSLTAPANP